Proteins encoded by one window of Salvia splendens isolate huo1 chromosome 7, SspV2, whole genome shotgun sequence:
- the LOC121810257 gene encoding uncharacterized protein LOC121810257 has protein sequence MRTSKPPQQPDEAERRLRDAERLLKEALYEMQHGQRGPPGDLHPPCDHADESCVAHAVGNLCQTFLLSYGIRVGIGILLRAFKLARLKSYSSLLDIKQLVSEKDLIVREEACRIGLLFGGFTGSYHALRCLLRKTRKKETPLNAILAGAVSGLSILALDDSSRRRTLALYLLARLAQCAYNSAKSKNKFHLWGSHWNHGDTLLFAIACAQVMYSFVMRPESLPKSYQDFIQKTGPVAAPVYKAVRECCRGSPVDVASLAAYLSGRTSTDVKLDKFPELIPCSVIHPDTKSCLVHNANAAKATFRKTFPLYFSLTFVPFVVLRLQKFIDAPVRTCRTAVTNAVRSTSFLSAFVGIFQGVICLHRKVALKDHKLVYWLAGGLSALSVLLEKKARRGELALYVLPRAGESLWYILVNRRLLPDIKNAEVALFCACMGGIMYYLEQEPDTMAPFLRGLIRRFLASRISNPGPPAGRSASYSYLQTLDAMKKPDALENQENGTTSSEKYNLESIPGL, from the exons ATGCGCACCTCCAAACCGCCGCAGCAGCCCGACGAAGCGGAGCGCCGGCTGCGCGATGCGGAGCGCCTACTGAAGGAGGCCCTCTACGAGATGCAGCACGGTCAGCGGGGCCCACCGGGCGACCTCCACCCTCCCTGCGATCACGCCGACGAGTCCTGCGTCGCGCATGCCGTCGGCAACCTGTGCCAGACCTTCCTGCTCTCCTACGGGATTCGCGTCGGTATCGGGATtctcctccgcgccttcaagcTCGCTCGCCTCAAGTCCTATTCCTCTCTCCTTGATATCAAG CAACTCGTATCAGAGAAAGACCTTATAGTGAGAGAAGAAGCGTGTCGAATTGGCTTGCTTTTTGGGGGATTCACCGGCTCCTACCATGCTTTGAGGTGTTTGCTCAGAAAGACGAGGAAGAAGGAAACACCATTAAATGC AATTTTAGCAGGTGCAGTCTCTGGTTTGTCTATTCTAGCATTAGATGATTCCAGCAGAAGGCGCACACTTGCTTTATATCTTTTGGCTAGGCTTGCTCAG TGTGCCTATAACTCGGCTAAATCTAAAAACAAATTCCACTTATGGGGAAGTCATTGGAACCATGGAGACACTCTACTCTTTGCAATAGCTTGTGCGCAG GTTATGTACTCCTTTGTTATGCGCCCTGAGAGCTTGCCAAAATCATATCAAGATTTCATTCAGAAAACAGGCCCTGTTGCAGCTCCAGTATACAAGGCTGTAAGGGAGTGCTGTAGAGGCTCTCCAGTAGACGTTGCATCACTAGCTGCTTACCTGTCTGGCAGGACATCCACTGATGTGAAGTTGGATAAGTTTCCTGAACTTATTCCTTGCTCGGTCATTCATCCTGATACAAAATCATGCTTAGTTCACAATGCGAATGctgcaaaggctacttttaggAAAACATTTCCCTTGTATTTCTCTTTGACATTTGTCCCGTTTGTTGTTCTGCGTCTGCAAAAG TTCATAGATGCTCCAGTTCGTACCTGCCGGACTGCTGTTACAAATGCTGTTCGTTCAACTTCATTCTTGTCCGCCTTTGTTGGTATCTTTCAG GGAGTAATATGTTTGCATAGAAAAGTGGCATTGAAGGACCACAAGTTAGTTTATTGGCTTGCTGGAGGGCTATCCGCCCTGTCTGTATTATTGGAGAAGAAAGCTAGACGTGGGGAACTAGCCTTGTACGTTCTTCCAAGAGCTGGAGAATCATTGTGGTACATTTTGGTGAATCGTCGTTTGCTTCCAGATATCAAGAATGCTGAG GTGGCTTTGTTCTGTGCGTGTATGGGTGGAATAATGTATTACCTGGAGCAAGAACCAGATACGATGGCTCCTTTCCTGAGGGGCCTGATTCGTCGATTCCTTGCCAGCAGAATTAGCAATCCCGGGCCTCCAGCAGGCCGAAGTGCGTCTTACTCATATCTACAAACTCTGGATGCCATGAAAAAGCCAGATGCGCTTGAGAACCAAGAGAATGGAACTACATCTTCTGAAAAGTACAATCTGGAATCAATTCCCGGACTCTGA